One part of the Quercus lobata isolate SW786 chromosome 7, ValleyOak3.0 Primary Assembly, whole genome shotgun sequence genome encodes these proteins:
- the LOC115952946 gene encoding uncharacterized protein LOC115952946 produces MSLEAAVLHRSYHNHTTILSIPTCNAFSISNIRTPIVLQRPRLNSKNMLMVSVPPLTSSSTSRMRLRVSATSLSGSLPPPLDLTEDNIRKVLVDARVELAQIFDTSVGMTGQVELAELDGPFVKISLKGRFWHKRSTVVARVGNYLKQRIPEILEVDIEDEKQLDDSPQNF; encoded by the exons aTGTCGCTGGAGGCGGCTGTTCTCCACCGTAGCTACCATAATCACACAACAATATTATCCATACCAACCTGTAATGCTTTTTCCATCTCAAATATCCGAACCCCAATTGTTCTGCAAAGGCCACGGCTTAACAGTAAGAATATGCTAATGGTATCAGTACCACCTCTAACATCATCTTCAACAAGCCGTATGAGATTACGGGTTTCAGCAACATCTCTTTCAGGTTCATTACCACCACCACTCGATCTGACAGAAGACAACATTAGAAAGGTTTTAGTCGATGCTCGTGTCGAGTTGGCTCAGATTTTCGACACTTCTGTTGGCATGACAG GACAAGTTGAACTTGCGGAGTTAGATGGACCTTTCGTGAAGATTAGTCTCAAAGGTCGGTTTTGGCACAAACGTAGTACTGTAGTTGCTAGAGTCGGTAATTATCTGAAGCAGAGGATCCCT GAAATCTTGGAGGTGGATATAGAAGATGAGAAACAGTTGGATGATAGTCCTCAAAACTTTTGA